One Nicotiana tomentosiformis chromosome 4, ASM39032v3, whole genome shotgun sequence genomic window carries:
- the LOC138909531 gene encoding uncharacterized protein, with protein sequence MTQYKIRFSELAHHAIWLVPTERERIRRFIYGLNYGLCFVMTREITSGARFDEVVDIARRLEQVCSQEREEREAKRPRGSSGFSGVSSAGQSHHSRGSPYRPTQMAHPVHHDASSSDGSYSAHLGQSSLSSLPDQSSSRAPSFTIHLYQVLLVVILVLEV encoded by the coding sequence ATGACCCAGTATAAGAtaagattttcagagttggctcatcacgcgaTCTGGTTAGTCCCCACAGAGAGggaaaggattaggaggttcatttatggcctcaactatggactgtgCTTTGTCATGACTCGGGAAATTACATCAGGTGCtaggtttgacgaggtggttgatattgctaggcgGCTAGAGCAGGTctgtagtcaggagcgtgaggagagggaggccaagaggcctcgtggttcaagtggtttcagcggtgtttcttCTGCAGGTCAGTCCCACCACAGCAGGGGTAGTCCTTATAGGCCCACTCAGATGGCTCATCCGGTTCATCATGATGCATCATCTAGcgatggttcatacagtgctcatttgggccagtcatctctcagttcCCTCCCAgatcagagttcatctcgtgctccatcaTTTACGATTCATCTGTACCAGgtccttctagtagttattctggttctcgaggtctgA
- the LOC138909532 gene encoding uncharacterized protein: MVHRFQTLGVLLAGVVQPIIAARPKILCDLGLVESNGVDFTTFQPKGTTKRWWQTYEEDRPVGSLSFSWAQFMHFFLEKFILLTRGNELCRQFEHLAQGSISVTQHEMRFTQLSCYSSSLVSNEKKKVQRFIEGLHFGIRLGMAREAEIETTFHQALEVTRRLECIRIQGREEHEAKKPRTTGGFSGASSGGKGYYDREHHARLV; this comes from the exons ATGGTTCACAGATTTCAGACTCTGGGAGTCCTACTAGCTGGTGTAGTTCAACCTATCATTGCAGCACGGCCTAAG ATTCTATGCGATTTGGGACttgtggagtccaatggagttgatttcactacttttcaacCAAAAGGGACAACCAAGAGATGGTGGCAGACTTACGAGGAGGATAGGCCAGTAGGATCACTTTCTTTCTCATGGGCTCAATTTATGCAtttcttcttagagaagttcatcCTACTCACAAGGGGAAATGAGCTCtgtagacagtttgagcattTAGCTCAGGGTAGCATCTCAGTTACTCAGCATGAGATGAGGTTCACACAGTTATCATGCTATTCAAGTTCTTTGGTTTCCAACGAGAAGAAGAAGGTGCAGAGGTTCATTGAGGGTCTTCACTTCGGTATCAGGCTTGGAATGGCGCGTGAGGCTGAGATAGAGACCACTTTTCATCAGGCACTTGAAGTTACTAGGAGACTAGAGTGCATCCGTATACAAGGTAGGGAGGAGCACGAGGCCAAGAAGCCTCGTACTAccggaggatttagtggtgcctcatctggaggcaaggGATATTATGATAGAGAGCATCATGCCAGACTAGTTTAA
- the LOC138909533 gene encoding uncharacterized protein, protein MVADGLNRGEHGSLKFIPAEERPSAMEFQALANRFVRLDIFEPRRVLTCVLALSSLFEWSVCVPNVDGLRVLILEEAHNLKCSIHLDLMKMYHNLKHDYLWKKMKEDIVGHISRCLNFQQVKYEHQKPDGLTQRLPLPPSLAGVHPVFHVSLLQKYHEDDLNFSTVKLDENLAY, encoded by the exons ATGGTAGCAGATGGCTTGAATAGAGGAGAGCATGGGAGTTTGAAATTTATTCCAGCTGAGGAGAGGCCTTCGGCAATGGAGTTCCAGGCATTGGCCAACAGATTTGTGAGATTAGACATTTTTGAGCCTCGTAGAGTTCTTACTTGTGTGCTTGCATTGTCGTCGTTGTTTGAGT GGTCggtttgtgttcctaatgttgatggtttAAGGgtgttgattcttgaggaggctcacaatttGAAGTGTTCTATTCATCTCGATCTCATGAAGATGTATCATAATTTGAAGCATGATTACTTATGGAAGAAAATGAAGGAGGACATTGTTGGGCATATTTCACGGTGTTTGAATTTTCAGCAAGTGAAATATGAACATCAGAAACCAGATGGTTTGACTCAGAG GCTTCCTTTGCCTCCTAGTCTtgcgggagttcatccggtattccatgtttctctgctccagaagtatcatgaagATGATTTGAACTTCAGCACAGTGAAGTTAGATGAGAATCTGGCTTATTAA
- the LOC104101591 gene encoding uncharacterized protein isoform X1: protein MLLHAYKLSLVVMAPKPRIRHLAGATWQSAMKRARTMSTETETESSSMKDAFSKYADYLNNLNDKRERVVKASRDITMNSKKVIFQVHRISKHNKEEVLDKAVKDLAAVTDQYVSRLVKELQGTDFWKLRRAYSPGVQEYVEAATLCNFCKTGNLLTLDEINAAFLPLSDPSVEPLQINILDYILGLADLTGELMRLAIGRISEGELDFAEKICSFVREIYRKLTLIAPEMDDPLDMKQKMETMLQSVMKIENEREVFVCCRSSCSSLPGYANGVENCIKLVRKGILEGRIFHILSEGTWWKLYATL, encoded by the exons ATGTTGCTCCACGCCTACAAGTTGTCACTCGTAGTAATGGCTCCTAAACCGCGCATTCGTCACT TGGCAGGAGCAACTTGGCAAAGCGCGATGAAGAGAGCAAGGACAATGAGTACTGAAACTGAGACCGAGTCATCATCAATGAAAGACGCATTCTCCAAATATGCGGATTACCTCAATAACCTT AATGATAAACGAGAAAGGGTGGTGAAAGCAAGTCGTGATATTACTATGAATAGCAAGAAGGTTATTTTTCAAGTGCACAG AATAAGCAAGCACAACAAAGAGGAAGTTCTGGATAAAGCAGTTAAAGATCTGGCAGCTGTGACTGATCAATATGTGTCCCGGCTAGTAAAGGAACTCCAAGGGACTGATTTCTGGAAGTTAAGACGAGCATATTCTCCTGGG GTTCAAGAATATGTTGAAGCTGCAACACTTTGTAATTTCTGCAAGACAGGGAATCTATTAACTCTTGATGAGATTAATGCAGCCTTTCTCCCATTAAGTGATCCTTCTGTTGAACCCTTGCAGATTAACATCCTAGACTATATCTTAGGC CTTGCGGACTTGACAGGAGAATTAATGAGGTTGGCAATTGGTCGAATATCAGAAGGGGAACTTGATTTTGCTGAGAAGATCTGCAGTTTTGTCCGTGAAATTTACAGGAAGCTTACTCTTATTGCCCCTGAAATGGATGATCCTTTAGACATGAAACAGAAAATGGAAACTATGCTCCAGAGTGTAATGAAGATAGAAAATG AAAGAGAAGTGTTTGTTTGCTGTAGAAGTTCATGTAGCTCTCTACCTGGATATGCAAATGGTGTAGAGAACTGCATCAAACTGGTGAGGAAAGGAATATTGGAAGGACGCATTTTCCACATACTTTCCGAAGGTACCTGGTGGAAACTATATGCGACTTTGTAG
- the LOC104101591 gene encoding uncharacterized protein isoform X2 yields the protein MLLHAYKLSLVVMAPKPRIRHLAGATWQSAMKRARTMSTETETESSSMKDAFSKYADYLNNLNDKRERVVKASRDITMNSKKVIFQVHRISKHNKEEVLDKAVKDLAAVTDQYVSRLVKELQGTDFWKLRRAYSPGVQEYVEAATLCNFCKTGNLLTLDEINAAFLPLSDPSVEPLQINILDYILGLADLTGELMRLAIGRISEGELDFAEKICSFVREIYRKLTLIAPEMDDPLDMKQKMETMLQSVMKIENACFSVHVRGSEYIPLLGSADPSYPLLGMPDVE from the exons ATGTTGCTCCACGCCTACAAGTTGTCACTCGTAGTAATGGCTCCTAAACCGCGCATTCGTCACT TGGCAGGAGCAACTTGGCAAAGCGCGATGAAGAGAGCAAGGACAATGAGTACTGAAACTGAGACCGAGTCATCATCAATGAAAGACGCATTCTCCAAATATGCGGATTACCTCAATAACCTT AATGATAAACGAGAAAGGGTGGTGAAAGCAAGTCGTGATATTACTATGAATAGCAAGAAGGTTATTTTTCAAGTGCACAG AATAAGCAAGCACAACAAAGAGGAAGTTCTGGATAAAGCAGTTAAAGATCTGGCAGCTGTGACTGATCAATATGTGTCCCGGCTAGTAAAGGAACTCCAAGGGACTGATTTCTGGAAGTTAAGACGAGCATATTCTCCTGGG GTTCAAGAATATGTTGAAGCTGCAACACTTTGTAATTTCTGCAAGACAGGGAATCTATTAACTCTTGATGAGATTAATGCAGCCTTTCTCCCATTAAGTGATCCTTCTGTTGAACCCTTGCAGATTAACATCCTAGACTATATCTTAGGC CTTGCGGACTTGACAGGAGAATTAATGAGGTTGGCAATTGGTCGAATATCAGAAGGGGAACTTGATTTTGCTGAGAAGATCTGCAGTTTTGTCCGTGAAATTTACAGGAAGCTTACTCTTATTGCCCCTGAAATGGATGATCCTTTAGACATGAAACAGAAAATGGAAACTATGCTCCAGAGTGTAATGAAGATAGAAAATG CTTGTTTTAGTGTTCATGTAAGAGGATCGGAGTACATTCCCCTGCTTGGATCTGCTGACCCCAGTTATCCACTGTTGGGCATGCCAGACGTTGAATGA
- the LOC104101591 gene encoding uncharacterized protein isoform X3: protein MLLHAYKLSLVVMAPKPRIRHLAGATWQSAMKRARTMSTETETESSSMKDAFSKYADYLNNLNDKRERVVKASRDITMNSKKVIFQVHRISKHNKEEVLDKAVKDLAAVTDQYVSRLVKELQGTDFWKLRRAYSPGVQEYVEAATLCNFCKTGNLLTLDEINAAFLPLSDPSVEPLQINILDYILGLADLTGELMRLAIGRISEGELDFAEKICSFVREIYRKLTLIAPEMDDPLDMKQKMETMLQSVMKIENGRKRSVCLL, encoded by the exons ATGTTGCTCCACGCCTACAAGTTGTCACTCGTAGTAATGGCTCCTAAACCGCGCATTCGTCACT TGGCAGGAGCAACTTGGCAAAGCGCGATGAAGAGAGCAAGGACAATGAGTACTGAAACTGAGACCGAGTCATCATCAATGAAAGACGCATTCTCCAAATATGCGGATTACCTCAATAACCTT AATGATAAACGAGAAAGGGTGGTGAAAGCAAGTCGTGATATTACTATGAATAGCAAGAAGGTTATTTTTCAAGTGCACAG AATAAGCAAGCACAACAAAGAGGAAGTTCTGGATAAAGCAGTTAAAGATCTGGCAGCTGTGACTGATCAATATGTGTCCCGGCTAGTAAAGGAACTCCAAGGGACTGATTTCTGGAAGTTAAGACGAGCATATTCTCCTGGG GTTCAAGAATATGTTGAAGCTGCAACACTTTGTAATTTCTGCAAGACAGGGAATCTATTAACTCTTGATGAGATTAATGCAGCCTTTCTCCCATTAAGTGATCCTTCTGTTGAACCCTTGCAGATTAACATCCTAGACTATATCTTAGGC CTTGCGGACTTGACAGGAGAATTAATGAGGTTGGCAATTGGTCGAATATCAGAAGGGGAACTTGATTTTGCTGAGAAGATCTGCAGTTTTGTCCGTGAAATTTACAGGAAGCTTACTCTTATTGCCCCTGAAATGGATGATCCTTTAGACATGAAACAGAAAATGGAAACTATGCTCCAGAGTGTAATGAAGATAGAAAATG GCAGAAAGAGAAGTGTTTGTTTGCTGTAG